A stretch of the Musa acuminata AAA Group cultivar baxijiao chromosome BXJ2-7, Cavendish_Baxijiao_AAA, whole genome shotgun sequence genome encodes the following:
- the LOC135616138 gene encoding auxin-responsive protein IAA33-like, translating into MVNGVALHHGALKRRWDEKGCLNHGAAHFHQRCGDVGATAAPAQPPRPPIGRKLLTLSAMDLDAAASVVPPVTVFLEGRSICHRVCLDKHTSYESLAKALRRIFVDVDEGDEHGEGGGKELQLSNAVPGHVVAYEDMEDDLLLAGDLNWKDFVRVAKRIRIIPAKASRRKQRGGQ; encoded by the exons ATGGTGAACGGGGTTGCGTTGCACCATGGAGCGCTAAAGCGGCGGTGGGACGAGAAAGGGTGCCTGAACCACGGCGCCGCTCACTTTCACCAACGATGCGGTGACGTAGGTGCGACCGCAGCGCCTGCGCAACCTCCTCGGCCTCCCATCGGCAGGAAGCTTTTGACTCTCTCGGCCATGGACCTCGATGCGGCGGCATCGGTCGTCCCCCCTGTCACTGTCTTCCTGGAGGGGCGTTCGATCTGCCATCGCGTCTGCCTCGACAAGCACACAAGCTATGAGAGCCTAGCGAAGGCTTTGCGCCGCATTTTCGTCGATGTCGACGAGGGCGATGAGCACGGTGAGGGCGGTGGCAAGGAGCTCCAACTCTCCAATGCCGTACCTGGTCACGTGGTGGCCTATGAGGACATGGAGGACGACCTGCTCCTCGCAGGTGATCTAAACTGGAA GGATTTTGTTCGCGTAGCCAAGAGAATCCGAATCATCCCTGCAAAGGCTAGCCGTCGGAAACAACGTGGAGGGCAGTAG
- the LOC135616128 gene encoding galactoside 2-alpha-L-fucosyltransferase-like isoform X2, producing MGSMKRSRSCRILAAVEGLEAKLERNSTTTFVMSLVIPVLCLLCVPFLVYRRPTLEWLQTIRVTAGIGSVEPPLDKLLGGLLPPGFDESSCLSRFQAALYRKASPHKPSPFLVEKLRRYETLHRKCGPNTELYNRSIQQLESDHSTGPMECNYVVWIPHYGLGNRVMSIVSGFLYALLNDKVLLIHVDQDMEDLFCEPFPDTSWVLPKDFPIENLGGFEGDATLSYGKLIRDKIINNDMRFATKVTLPAYVYLHLPWYSKEWDRLFYCEDAQQLLRKIPWLLLRTDEYFVPSLFLVDEYEEELQQLFPERTTVFHHLIRIFPLVPIPFETMLNQIINCTLSQHILPAINPQEPAAAPSNAAKVKAVLVTNLNSSYHDRLRDMYYEHSTTTGEVITVHQPSHEEQQHTDKRSHNVKAWSEITLLSFSDVLVTTAWSTFGYVAQGLGGLKPWILLRHPRPGVACVHAMSTEACFHAPPDYDCRARKGGADLSAVVPYVRQCEDVEVGLKLFD from the exons ATGGGCAGCATGAAACGAAGCAGGAGCTGCCGGATCCTAGCTGCGGTGGAGGGGCTGGAGGCCAAGCTTGAGAGGAACAGCACCACCACCTTCGTCATGTCGCTGGTCATCCCGGTCCTGTGCTTGCTGTGTGTGCCGTTCTTGGTGTATAGGAGGCCAACCCTGGAATGGCTCCAAACCATTCGTGTGACCGCCGGAATAG GTTCAGTGGAGCCACCGTTGGACAAGCTCCTCGGCGGCCTGTTGCCTCCTGGGTTCGACGAAAGCTCCTGCCTCAGTCGGTTCCAAGCTGCACTATACCGCAAGGCATCACCTCACAAGCCTTCCCCCTTTCTTGTGGAGAAGCTGCGAAGGTACGAAACCCTCCACAGAAAGTGCGGCCCCAACACTGAGCTATACAACAGATCCATACAACAGTTGGAGTCCGACCATAGCACAGGCCCCATGGAGTGCAACTACGTCGTCTGGATACCGCACTACGGCCTCGGCAACCGGGTGATGAGCATAGTCTCTGGCTTCCTTTACGCCCTCCTCAACGACAAAGTCCTTCTCATCCACGTCGACCAAGACATGGAGGACCTCTTCTGCGAGCCGTTCCCCGACACGTCGTGGGTCTTACCTAAAGATTTCCCCATAGAGAACTTGGGGGGGTTCGAGGGCGACGCTACTCTGAGCTATGGCAAATTGATTCGAGATAAGATCATCAACAACGATATGCGTTTTGCCACGAAGGTCACGCTGCCAGCTTACGTGTACCTTCATCTTCCCTGGTACAGCAAGGAATGGGACAGGTTATTCTACTGTGAAGATGCTCAGCAACTGCTCCGGAAGATCCCTTGGCTGCTGCTGAGGACGGACGAATACTTCGTCCCCTCGCTGTTTCTCGTCGACGAGTACGAGGAGGAGCTGCAGCAGCTCTTCCCTGAGAGAACCACCGTCTTCCACCACTTG ATCAGGATCTTTCCTCTCGTGCCGATTCCCTTCGAGACAATGCTGAACCAGATCATCAACTGCACGCTCAGCCAGCATATATTGCCGGCCATCAATCCTCAGGAGCCCGCGGCAGCACCCAGCAACGCAGCAAAAGTGAAGGCGGTGCTCGTCACCAACCTGAACTCCAGCTACCATGACAGGCTCAGGGACATGTACTACGAGCACTCGACGACCACCGGCGAGGTGATCACCGTGCACCAACCAAGCCATGAGGAGCAGCAGCACACGGACAAACGGAGCCACAACGTCAAGGCATGGTCGGAGATCACTCTGTTGAGCTTCAGCGACGTTTTGGTCACCACCGCCTGGTCTACCTTCGGGTACGTGGCGCAGGGGCTTGGTGGTCTGAAGCCATGGATTCTTCTGAGGCATCCGAGGCCTGGCGTTGCATGCGTCCACGCCATGTCGACGGAGGCGTGCTTCCACGCGCCCCCAGATTACGATTGCAGAGCCCGCAAGGGCGGTGCTGACTTATCCGCGGTTGTCCCTTACGTGAGGCAGTGTGAAGATGTTGAAGTGGGCCTCAAGCTCTTTGATTAG
- the LOC135616128 gene encoding galactoside 2-alpha-L-fucosyltransferase-like isoform X1, with translation MGSMKRSRSCRILAAVEGLEAKLERNSTTTFVMSLVIPVLCLLCVPFLVYRRPTLEWLQTIRVTAGIGSVEPPLDKLLGGLLPPGFDESSCLSRFQAALYRKASPHKPSPFLVEKLRRYETLHRKCGPNTELYNRSIQQLESDHSTGPMECNYVVWIPHYGLGNRVMSIVSGFLYALLNDKVLLIHVDQDMEDLFCEPFPDTSWVLPKDFPIENLGGFEGDATLSYGKLIRDKIINNDMRFATKVTLPAYVYLHLPWYSKEWDRLFYCEDAQQLLRKIPWLLLRTDEYFVPSLFLVDEYEEELQQLFPERTTVFHHLVRYLFHPTNTVWGYVMRYYQGYLAKADKRIGIQIRIFPLVPIPFETMLNQIINCTLSQHILPAINPQEPAAAPSNAAKVKAVLVTNLNSSYHDRLRDMYYEHSTTTGEVITVHQPSHEEQQHTDKRSHNVKAWSEITLLSFSDVLVTTAWSTFGYVAQGLGGLKPWILLRHPRPGVACVHAMSTEACFHAPPDYDCRARKGGADLSAVVPYVRQCEDVEVGLKLFD, from the exons ATGGGCAGCATGAAACGAAGCAGGAGCTGCCGGATCCTAGCTGCGGTGGAGGGGCTGGAGGCCAAGCTTGAGAGGAACAGCACCACCACCTTCGTCATGTCGCTGGTCATCCCGGTCCTGTGCTTGCTGTGTGTGCCGTTCTTGGTGTATAGGAGGCCAACCCTGGAATGGCTCCAAACCATTCGTGTGACCGCCGGAATAG GTTCAGTGGAGCCACCGTTGGACAAGCTCCTCGGCGGCCTGTTGCCTCCTGGGTTCGACGAAAGCTCCTGCCTCAGTCGGTTCCAAGCTGCACTATACCGCAAGGCATCACCTCACAAGCCTTCCCCCTTTCTTGTGGAGAAGCTGCGAAGGTACGAAACCCTCCACAGAAAGTGCGGCCCCAACACTGAGCTATACAACAGATCCATACAACAGTTGGAGTCCGACCATAGCACAGGCCCCATGGAGTGCAACTACGTCGTCTGGATACCGCACTACGGCCTCGGCAACCGGGTGATGAGCATAGTCTCTGGCTTCCTTTACGCCCTCCTCAACGACAAAGTCCTTCTCATCCACGTCGACCAAGACATGGAGGACCTCTTCTGCGAGCCGTTCCCCGACACGTCGTGGGTCTTACCTAAAGATTTCCCCATAGAGAACTTGGGGGGGTTCGAGGGCGACGCTACTCTGAGCTATGGCAAATTGATTCGAGATAAGATCATCAACAACGATATGCGTTTTGCCACGAAGGTCACGCTGCCAGCTTACGTGTACCTTCATCTTCCCTGGTACAGCAAGGAATGGGACAGGTTATTCTACTGTGAAGATGCTCAGCAACTGCTCCGGAAGATCCCTTGGCTGCTGCTGAGGACGGACGAATACTTCGTCCCCTCGCTGTTTCTCGTCGACGAGTACGAGGAGGAGCTGCAGCAGCTCTTCCCTGAGAGAACCACCGTCTTCCACCACTTGGTACGCTACCTTTTCCATCCCACCAATACGGTATGGGGGTATGTCATGAGGTACTACCAAGGTTATCTGGCCAAGGCTGATAAGAGAATAGGCATTCAGATCAGGATCTTTCCTCTCGTGCCGATTCCCTTCGAGACAATGCTGAACCAGATCATCAACTGCACGCTCAGCCAGCATATATTGCCGGCCATCAATCCTCAGGAGCCCGCGGCAGCACCCAGCAACGCAGCAAAAGTGAAGGCGGTGCTCGTCACCAACCTGAACTCCAGCTACCATGACAGGCTCAGGGACATGTACTACGAGCACTCGACGACCACCGGCGAGGTGATCACCGTGCACCAACCAAGCCATGAGGAGCAGCAGCACACGGACAAACGGAGCCACAACGTCAAGGCATGGTCGGAGATCACTCTGTTGAGCTTCAGCGACGTTTTGGTCACCACCGCCTGGTCTACCTTCGGGTACGTGGCGCAGGGGCTTGGTGGTCTGAAGCCATGGATTCTTCTGAGGCATCCGAGGCCTGGCGTTGCATGCGTCCACGCCATGTCGACGGAGGCGTGCTTCCACGCGCCCCCAGATTACGATTGCAGAGCCCGCAAGGGCGGTGCTGACTTATCCGCGGTTGTCCCTTACGTGAGGCAGTGTGAAGATGTTGAAGTGGGCCTCAAGCTCTTTGATTAG